A stretch of the Pan paniscus chromosome 2, NHGRI_mPanPan1-v2.0_pri, whole genome shotgun sequence genome encodes the following:
- the CCR5 gene encoding C-C chemokine receptor type 5, whose amino-acid sequence MDYQVSSPIYDIDYYTSEPCQKINVKQIAARLLPPLYSLVFIFGFVGNMLVILILINCKRLKSMTDIYLLNLAISDLFFLLTVPFWAHYAAAQWDFGNTMCQLLTGLYFIGFFSGIFFIILLTIDRYLAIVHAVFALKARTVTFGVVTSVITWVVAVFASLPGIIFTRSQKEGLHYTCSSHFPYSQYQFWKNFQTLKIVILGLVLPLLVMVICYSGILKTLLRCRNEKKRHRAVRLIFTIMIVYFLFWAPYNIVLLLNTFQEFFGLNNCSSSNRLDQAMQVTETLGMTHCCINPIIYAFVGEKFRNYLLVFFQKHIAKRFCKCCSIFQQEAPERASSVYTRSTGEQEISVGL is encoded by the coding sequence ATGGATTATCAAGTGTCAAGTCCAATCTATGACATCGATTATTATACATCGGAGCCCTGCCAAAAAATCAATGTGAAGCAAATCGCAGCCCGCCTCCTGCCTCCGCTCTACTCACTGGTGTTCATCTTTGGTTTTGTGGGCAACATGCTGGTCATCCTCATCCTGATAAACTGCAAAAGGCTGAAGAGCATGACTGATATCTACCTGCTCAACCTGGCCATCTCTGACCTGTTTTTCCTTCTTACTGTCCCCTTCTGGGCTCACTATGCTGCTGCCCAGTGGGACTTTGGAAATACAATGTGTCAACTCTTGACAGGGCTCTATTTTATAGGCTTCTTCTCTGGAATCTTCTTCATCATCCTCCTGACAATCGATAGGTACCTGGCTATCGTCCATGCTGTGTTTGCTTTAAAAGCCAGGACGGTCACCTTTGGGGTGGTGACAAGTGTGATCACTTGGGTGGTGGCTGTGTTTGCGTCTCTCCCAGGAATCATCTTTACCAGATCTCAAAAAGAAGGTCTTCATTACACCTGCAGCTCTCATTTTCCATACAGTCAGTATCAATTCTGGAAGAATTTCCAGACATTAAAGATAGTCATCTTGGGGCTGGTCCTGCCGCTGCTTGTCATGGTCATCTGCTACTCAGGAATCCTAAAAACTCTGCTTCGGTGTCGAAATGAGAAGAAGAGGCACAGGGCTGTGAGGCTTATCTTCACCATCAtgattgtttattttctcttctgggCTCCCTACAACATTGTCCTTCTCCTGAACACCTTCCAGGAATTCTTTGGCCTGAATAATTGCAGTAGCTCTAACAGGTTGGACCAAGCTATGCAGGTGACAGAGACTCTTGGGATGACGCACTGCTGCATCAACCCCATCATCTATGCCTTTGTCGGGGAGAAGTTCAGAAACTACCTCTTAGTCTTCTTCCAAAAGCACATTGCCAAACGCTTCTGCAAATGCTGTTCTATTTTCCAGCAAGAGGCTCCCGAGCGAGCAAGCTCAGTTTACACCCGATCCACTGGGGAGCAGGAAATATCTGTGGGCTTGTGA